A genomic region of Gadus macrocephalus chromosome 5, ASM3116895v1 contains the following coding sequences:
- the calm1a gene encoding calmodulin-1a isoform X1 — MLPKKAAMYPGGGSLVSLSSMYDLLDEQQYFYTTLIRQQERNYRAFLQMLAHRVDGRVDGLVEELHDLRSSLQGLRSELLEVRKQGAQSAKRAECLAEGLVAVRKALDGPSAGARLPDSVTGKGGGVGPKPQAGAGAGARVLRLDGGTARKGGRDAGAKGPEPKAMKLIADLTDICFENFKVEPMVFNIRRRCKVRTLVCNVDQCRYNLLVVILFLWCAVLVSLGWVLVHQVGLLTFSTWLMYKEHCLFLELIARVKYSKENNASVFVSPTPG, encoded by the coding sequence ATGCTGCCCAAGAAGGCGGCCATGTACCCGGGAGGAGGCAGTCTGGTGAGCCTGTCGTCCATGTACGACCTGCTGGACGAGCAGCAGTACTTCTACACCACGCTCATCCGCCAGCAGGAGCGCAACTACAGGGCCTTCCTGCAGATGCTGGCCCACCGCGTGGACGGCCGCGTGGACGGCCTGGTCGAGGAGCTCCACGACCTGCGCAGCAGCCTGCAGGGGCTCCGGTCCGAGCTGCTGGAGGTGCGCAAGCAGGGCGCGCAGAGCGCTAAGCGAGCAGAGTGCCTCGCCGAGGGCCTGGTGGCGGTGCGGAAGGCGCTGGACGGGCCGAGCGCCGGGGCCCGTTTGCCCGACAGTGTGACGGGCAAGGGCGGAGGCGTGGGGCCCAAGCCCcaggcaggagcaggagcaggggcCAGGGTGCTGAGGCTGGACGGGGGGACGGCCCGGAAGGGGGGGCGCGACGCAGGGGCCAAAGGGCCAGAACCAAAAGCCATGAAGCTCATCGCTGATCTGACCGACATCTGCTTTGAGAACTTCAAGGTGGAGCCCATGGTCTTTAACATTAGACGGAGATGCAAAGTCAGGACTCTTGTTTGTAACGTGGATCAGTGTCGCTATAATCTCCTGGTTGTGATTTTGTTCCTTTGGTGTGCGGTACTTGTGTCCTTAGGTTGGGTTCTAGTACACCAAGTTGGTCTTTTAACCTTTAGCACATGGCTAATGTATAAGGAGCATTGTTTATTTCTGGAGCTTATCGCCCGTGTTAAATATTCCAAGGAGAATAATGCGTCCGTGTTTGTCTCCCCCACTCCAGGCTGA
- the calm1a gene encoding calmodulin-1a isoform X3 → MADQLTEEQIAEFKEAFSLFDKDGDGTITTKELGTVMRSLGQNPTEAELQDMINEVDADGNGTIDFPEFLTMMARKMKDTDSEEEIREAFRVFDKDGNGYISAAELRHVMTNLGEKLTDEEVDEMIREADIDGDGQVNYEEFVQMMTAK, encoded by the exons ATG GCTGACCAACTAACTGAAGAGCAGATTGCTG AGTTCAAGGAGGCCTTCTCCCTGTTCGATAAGGACGGCGAcggcaccatcaccaccaaggAGCTGGGCACCGTGATGCGCTCTCTGGGCCAGAACCCCACGGAGGCCGAGCTGCAGGACATGATCAACGAGGTGGACGCCGACG GCAACGGCACCATCGACTTCCCAGAGTTCCTGACCATGATGGCGAGGAAGATGAAGGACACAGACAGCGAGGAGGAGATCAGGGAGGCCTTCCGAGTGTTTGACAAG gacGGCAACGGCTACATCAGCGCCGCGGAGCTGCGTCACGTGATGACCAACCTCGGCGAGAAGCTGACCGACGAGGAGGTGGATGAGatgatcagggaagctgacatCGATGGGGACGGACAAGTCAACTATGAAG AGTTTGTCCAGATGATGACCGCCAAATGA
- the calm1a gene encoding calmodulin-1a isoform X2, with product MRPCLSPPLQADQLTEEQIAEFKEAFSLFDKDGDGTITTKELGTVMRSLGQNPTEAELQDMINEVDADGNGTIDFPEFLTMMARKMKDTDSEEEIREAFRVFDKDGNGYISAAELRHVMTNLGEKLTDEEVDEMIREADIDGDGQVNYEEFVQMMTAK from the exons ATGCGTCCGTGTTTGTCTCCCCCACTCCAGGCTGACCAACTAACTGAAGAGCAGATTGCTG AGTTCAAGGAGGCCTTCTCCCTGTTCGATAAGGACGGCGAcggcaccatcaccaccaaggAGCTGGGCACCGTGATGCGCTCTCTGGGCCAGAACCCCACGGAGGCCGAGCTGCAGGACATGATCAACGAGGTGGACGCCGACG GCAACGGCACCATCGACTTCCCAGAGTTCCTGACCATGATGGCGAGGAAGATGAAGGACACAGACAGCGAGGAGGAGATCAGGGAGGCCTTCCGAGTGTTTGACAAG gacGGCAACGGCTACATCAGCGCCGCGGAGCTGCGTCACGTGATGACCAACCTCGGCGAGAAGCTGACCGACGAGGAGGTGGATGAGatgatcagggaagctgacatCGATGGGGACGGACAAGTCAACTATGAAG AGTTTGTCCAGATGATGACCGCCAAATGA